The genomic DNA CCAAAGGTcatctaggactttatcacacggggaaaattggaaggttaatcaAAGGTTAATCCGGagtcatccaaggtatttcacttaattttgcaaaagattttcaaatgacatcaCACACAAACAGAAGGCAATGCAAATGCAATCatgagacatcccaggaatagctgaattcagaaaaatattgaatttataaatccttttccactgtGAATTCACAGTCAATTCACATCtgcattagtatgaaatgcatctgcAGTTCAGCCATGGGATCCTGTTCTCCCTGTGCATGAGCAAACACGCTAATTTGAAATCAAGAAGCTGATGGGTATGTACTCATGTGATGAGTTTATTCAcattcacactgctttctctttcagatggaCACTGTGTTCATCTGTGGGTGTGATAAGCTACCatgtaatttcttgcattttcagattgctcccctttcttcttcttttgggatggtGATACATTCCATGTCAAAAAGTCCCTAGAGAGTAAccatagctgagtggagatttgaatcctggtctccaaattcAATTCTGGAGCCACTGCACCATGCTCTCTCTCAATTCTCAGTTCCTTAGGTAACCCAAAATCCAATTCACCACCTGGTAGCCCTAGTGGCAATTGGAAAGCAGGCTGTGTATCACAGTGAGTTCAGCTCTCCATTTAAATAAATGACCCAAAGCATTTCTTTATAatatagagccagcatgatgtagtggctcTGCATATACTACCTTCCCATCTCGCTGACTGAGTGTGTCAGTGTTGTCCTGTGATGGCTAGAGAAGGATGGATGAAGTTCTGCAATAGAAACCCAAGACCAGGACAAGCTTGTTCACCTGCTGAGGAAATGTAACTCCCTGAATGACCCTTTGTAGGGAAATCCCTCTGGTTCCCCCTTTCTTGCTCCCCAGCCGCTTGTTAAATGCTCAGGCATGCTGGGATTCCACCGCCAGCGAATGGGATGTTGTTAATTTGTGCTCTGGGAGCGTGGAGTTCCCAGGCTGTTAACGTCCAGGGCTTCAGAGTAGATTTACGCCCTGTGCAGTTGGCAAGGCAATTAAATCTCCAAGCAGCCATGGCCTTTTATGAGATGAAGTTCCTTCAGAGGATTTTGAAATAGACCCAGGAGTGGGAGGCCTTATTTTTCACACGCCATCtctctggggaaaaggtggcttGAGTGAATCTGGCTTTCTCCTTCCATTTAGATCTCTCACCAAATAATactgtcccccctccccaaacatttTGGACATGCTTTATTTTCTCACTCTGAAAAAACATACACCTCTATTacctttatatcccacttttctactAATGGGTTCAAGGCGGGGTAAATGGCTCTCTTCCTCCCTAGTTTATCCTTACAACCACAATCCTGTGAGAAAAGTAGGGTCACCATTCGATGATGTGCTCTGCACACAGCAGCTATTTTGTGCCAGTCTTGGGCGTACAGTAGTTCCATGCTGCCCCAAAACTTAATTGGGTGCTGAacactttgttgctgtgtgccttcaagtcatttctgaccctaaggagttttcttggcaagttctattcagaggaggtttgccattgccttcctctgaggctgagagtgtgtgacttgcccaaggtctctcggtgggttttatggctgagcaggggtttgaaccctggtgtccataTTAGTAGtacagtgggttttatggctgagttgggaatcaaaccttggcctccagagttgtagtccaacactgaaaccactatgccatgttgttCCTCTTGAACACTTATAACAAGTTATTGCTGTAAGATATTTTATTGGTGAAAAAGGATGCAGCAGATGGTAtacagcagagaagcattccagtcCTTTCACTGATGCATCTCCTCACAGCCAGTGGTTGATCCAAGCCCCCAAACAACAAATTCTACCCAGATGGCCATTCATTTCCCTCAGCTGGCTATAGGCCTCTGAATGAGGCTGATGGAAGATGGGATCCTGAGAGTAATAAGGTGCAGAAGCAAAGAAAAGGTGTGCAAGTGCAATCcatctttcctcccctccccatagAGAGCTGTGTAGACTGCTTGGTAGCAGAGGGATATTCACCCAACCCCTGTCTATTCTCAATCTCTTTTCAGAGCCTCAAATTGCCAAGCAAATGAGAAAATTACCAAACAAGGTCAGTGATGCAAATTTCTATATATTGTTATTTGGCCATGATTCCAAtctgttgtgtgatttcaagatttttccaacttaaggcaaacctatcacaggggtttcttggcaagatttgttcagagcagggttgcctttcccttcctctgagtctaagagagagtgacttgctcaaggtcacccatgggtttctgtggcttagcagagatttgaaccctgttctccagatttgtagtccagtgctcaaaccagtacaccatgctggctctcataaggACTGTAAAATGTATCTTGCTAAGGGCATAAGCCATGCTCACTACAGCAGCACTTTGGAGCCAGAGGAGATGGTGGATGTGACTTCCTTAACTGCATCTGGTGGGAAAAGCTTAACCTTCTATACTGCTAGGATAAATCATACTAGAAATTACTGGTCTAAgaccataataaagatttattctattctattcttctAGAAATTCCGTACTTTTCAGGGCTTGGAAACTGAATTCCAGTAGCAGATGCTAATGAGATGTAGCCCCTATATGTTGACAATGATGGATGACATTTATATCCTACATTCCTTCTGTGAACTGAATGCGGCTTATATAAATTTCCTCTTCCAAGGTTAtctagccaccttgagtccctttactgggaggaaggcaggagatatcatcatcatcatcatcatcatcatcatcatcatcttcagaaTACCCCTGTAAGGTAGGTCAAGTTGAGAAAGAGTGACTGAGAAAGAATTTAATGACTCAGGGGTGACATGAACCTGAATCCCTCAAGTTCTAGTCTGACATgcaagccctggtggcgcagtggttaaatgcctgtactgcagccatttactcaaaaccacaaggttgcgagttcaagaccagcaaaagggcccaagcttgactcaggcttgcatccttcagaggtcgctaaaatgagtacccagactgttgggggcaaattagcttacttgctaattagcttacttgctgttcaccgctatgatctttggaatagcggtatataaataaaacaaattattattattattataaatctgtggctgcatctggactgtcatggctaagtgctatggaatcatgggatttgtagtttgttttggcaccagagctctctgacagagaaggctaaatatttcataggACTACAAATctcggaattccatagcattgagtcatggctgttaaagttaCATCAAACTTTTATTTCTGTGGTACAGATTAGTTCAGTGTAAGGAAATATGAAGGCCAACTGAACATCTTGAGAATCATGAACTGTCAGTTTTATGATAATACCAAATTTCTTGACTCATGGTTGCTCTAAGAGCTGTAGCAATACAAATGCACAGGCTGTGCCATTGCTATCAGAAATGTGATGCATACTGATGACAACATAAGTGAAAGAGAAAATCTGCTAAGCAACATGAGTCAGACTGGTCTGTGCATTATGGCAGATGGTGATATGGGTGGAGCCTGGCACATCATGGAGCTGACGATGGAAAAATCATGTTGGGCACTTGAAATGATTGAAGTAGAACCTCTGTCTTTTACTGCAGCTCCATGGGGGCtatttaaatgcatattttcaCCAAGCTGTTCCACTAAAGGATAGGGAATGGGTAGGTATGgaagtgagccagtgtggtgtagaggtttgagcattggattatgacactgagagaccagggttcgaatcccagcttggtcatggaaacccactgggttactttgggtgagttacactctctcagcctcagaggatggtaatgacaaatcccctctgaagaaatgtggcaagaaaaccatgtggtaggcaaatgccttagggtcaccattggtcagaaatgacttgaaggcatacaacaacaacaacaaggtatggAAGTAATACTAAGTGCTGTGCACTTGGTCTTCAGTTGGTAGGGGCACCATCTTGTGGTTGTTTACACTCTCTTATGTGCTGACCATTTCTAGAAAGTGATGCTGAAAGATCATTACTTGGTCCGCTATTCCACTGGCTGACAGGAGTTTCAGAACTCTCTTTTGTTCCATGTGCTTCTCACCGTCTACATGAAGCAATTTTGGGTTACActtcccatcagtcccagccaaCAGGGCTGTTTGCCATAAGAATATAGGAAGAGCCAGGTGGGATCAGAATGAGGGGCTGTCTAGCCCTGATTCCACTATGGTGGCTATGAATCTCCTTCTCTGTCCCTCATTTctttcacctctttctttttgttttgagggATGCCCATAAGATCCAACCAGCTGatgggccacactttgtccatctCTTGTGTGTTGTGCTGCACAGTAGTGGCTAAATCTGGAGCGTACCATGTGTGGGAAGGCTCTTTAATCACCACTTGAAATAAAGAGCCTAGAGAGAGggcttttttgaaaaatggaaactAAAAACAGTCAGATATGAAGCATGGAGTACCCTTTACAGGGGAGGGCCACTGCAAGGTCCAGCCTCTGAGTGTCTCTCAGGTCATCATTGCCACTTTATAGTGTAGCACTTCTGAAAATACCTCCTTGGATTGCGGGTCTGGCTGATTTACCTGCTAGTCCATGCCTCCTTGCCAAATCATTTTAGAATAGATTCTAGGCCTAAATCTAAATCTTGAGTTTATTGTGGAACCCAATTTTATGCAGAATGGCTACTTGACTTGGGTAGATGAGTTGATGTCCTTTAGCCTGCATGTTGAATTGTGAGTCTACCAGGTGCAATTTTGGaattacttgtgtgtgtgtgtggggggggggaggtggcagCATAATCAAGGGGTCCaagttcttctctctcttctgaaCCAAGCAGCCCACGTACACTTCTACAAGTCACCATTCAACAAGCCTTTTGTGAGTTAATAATCCCACTGCCGAAGTGCGGCTCTCAAgttttattctttcttcctttcagagATTGCAAGTGAGCACACGTGTGGAGGTGGTTGTCTTTCTTTAATCACAGCACAGAGCATTTATAGGTTATTTACAGTAATGTTTTGTATCTTGAGTGAATGCTTTACTAATTATggtaataaaaacagcaataaaaggaACATTCCCCGTGGAGGAATATATTTGGAGGCCTCGCCTGGTTCACTTTGTAAGCGGAGATGTGATAGAAATCGCTCATCCGCTCAGTGGTGTAAGAAATAAGGTGGTTACAAAATGGGCTGCCATGGATCAAAGGTATGACAGAACAGGCTCTTTACCTGTTGAGGAGGGGGCGCTACTgctgaaagaaaggaggaagacagAGCTTTGACCCATTCGATATTGATTTTGGGGCACATTGAGTTAGCACTGTCACCCCATTTAGAGTTGCCACCTTCCTTTTGCCAACTCAGAATGTGTTCTATTAGGCAAAAGAAATATAGTTTTCTCCCTGCCTCAGGTATGTAGCATTTAGACGAAGTGTCACTTGTTGCATTTCTGTCTGTCATGAAAAAATACACTGCTAAAATCTttccaataataaataattataatttttaaaatttgtatcctTCCTTTCAATCAAAGATAatcatgaaataataaataataaagtgaaATCCTCTCTGTAATTTAATTGATAGCCTACTCAGATTTCAGTTGTTTGGACAAAGTTAAATTCATGTATGTGGCAATGGCTCCTTGTTGTGGTGCTGCTTTGAGAGTCCATAACAAAGTTTATGGTTTCCCCTTAGTACTGTGGGGAcgtttacaatttttaaaaagagccactAAAATTGTCTGTCATTCTTGCAAGGCAATGCTGTATTTAATACTTCCTATTTCATTCAGACTGGGAACTAACAGAATATTTCCAGTTAACAGTAACATGCCAGAATTAAAATATAGCTTGCAGAAATAAAATCAATGTGTTTCTTTATTGATTTCAGTTGAGCACTTCAGTGAGTCCTGCTTCTCTCAGACACTCATTTTGTGAGATGCTGTTGTAGTGAAGTGTCGTGATGTGATTCTTGAAATGTCCATTTTGGCTTCTCAGAAAAAGATCCAGCCAGGTAAGAAGTACAAGGGCAGAGTTTATTTTATCAGACGTGTATGCATGTGCTCGAACTGCTTCTCATGACAGCCCCATTACTGTGGTCTCTGGTTAGGAGGAGCTGTGGGTGGATTTCACAAAGGTGCATTGGAACTCAATATCACAGCCTCTTGGGGCAAAGTGTCTTCAGTTTGACCCTCAGCATGTGTTAATTCTCCATGGTCCCTGTCTGAACTAGGACAATGTCATAAGATCCTGTTTGTGTCTGAAAGAGGCTTTCTAGGTTCAGTGAAGATGGACCCAACAATTGTGCTGAAATATGGGTGAGGGAGGTTATTCCAAAGGTGGAGCATCATTCTTGACCCTTTTTTGTCAGGAACAACTAAGCTTGGCCcttcagttgttgttggacttcaaatGCCAGCAAGGGAGTGTGGGCTCTGGGCAAATCTAATGGAAGGTCAGAAATCCCCTAGCAATGCTCTGAAAGCCTGTAGGTGTGAAGAGCACTTTCATTTTTATCTTCTGATAAAAGAGGGCTCCGAGTAAGACATGCAGCAAATGGTCAATGTACATGTATGAAGGGCATGCACAGGCCCTATAAACATGCAAGAGGTGAAGAGCTTTAAGGACAAAGGACTAGAAACTCAACATTGAAGTGAACTGAGATCTGATAAGAAGGAAGGaactattcccccctccccacaaaagatTGTTTTATATTGAATCTTTCTGTGTTGGGATAGCATAAAAGGTCAGCTCCTAACAAATCAAAACTGAGTTTTTTTCAGAGCtcaaaaaagttcctttttttggactacagctttcagaatctCCAGTCAATGCTTGATAATacccactggctatgctggttgtgggattctggaaattcTGCTCCATGAAGTAAAATATTAATGTTCTGGCTCTTTTGTTTAAACACTGTTGCTGCTTTTCTTACTTGTTAGGTGGAGCAGCTCCAATGAGCACCTCAGAGGGTCCTGTGAGCTTTCTGGAAGGGAGCAGCTTGGCTGAAGAGTTTCTCCGCATTGAGCGAGAGCAGATGGTCCGCCTGGGGGATCTCACCTTCCCAGACTCTGTACGATATGTTTACAAGCCTCTGGATTATGCCTGGGAGCCCCACCAGAATTATGTGCGTCAGTATTGCCAGTCTCCCAAGGAGGTGCTCTTTCTTGGCATGAACCCAGGGCCTTTTGGCATGGCTCAGACTGGGGTAAGCAGATATAAGCCAAGGTATAGAGAGTAAATTAAACTTGATGAGTCTGGGATTTAATCTGCAGCAAGGCGTTATTTTACAAGCTTTTCAAGTTTATAccttttcaagtcatggatataAGGAGGAGAAGGGCTTTGACCATTATCCAAGTGCTGTTTCTCAGAATCTTAGAATCTTAAGTTGAATGTTGCCTCAAAGGCTATCTAGTCTATTTCTTTGCTCAAGCACAAACTCTGATGATTTGGTTTCTTTGTCcctagagcaacagaaaacaaatttcctcCTTAATCCATGTGTCAGTGCTTCCTTTCATGTGTCCTCCCCCCTGATGATGTTGAGCtagaactcccatcatccctgaccccTGACCATGCTGGATGGGATCAATGTGTGTTGGAATTCAACAAAAGCGGAAAAGCTGCCTGGCCATTAGCTCTGCCACATGCTGCACTTTATGTCCACTGGCAATAATTTAGCTCTTCTGttttaaggttaaaaaaaattaatgcaccAGTATCAGCTAAATGTTGCAATATTTAGGACAACCATTCTTTTAACTTGTTTCACATGTGACCTGCCTAAAAGGTCACTTGATGAACATGATTCTGGGTGGTAGAAAAAGAATTCCAGGTAAGAAGGAGGCTGTTTGACTAATTTTTATTATGAGTGAACTGTATAATCCCAATTCACGTGCATTTTTGGGCTGGAGGACTTCTCTTGTTATCTGTCTGGTTTCCTTCATGTGGCACGTATCATGTGACTGGAAACGGTGTTCCTTGTCTTCTCCCATTGTAGCTGAGTCAACACCCCGACAGATAGCTCGGTTTTCCCTTTGATGCTATGCCAAGAAAGGAAAGGAGTAGGGAACTGATAGTGCAGCAAAGTGGTTGCTGAGATATTATGAAGAAGTAATTTAAacatgtgtgggtgtgtatgtgtaaattGACTGATTTTCCTGTGGATGCCAGAAGTACTTAGCTCTCCAATATGTGTGAGAACATAGTCTTGCTAAAGGGCTATGGAGAATGTTCCTTTACTTAAGCTGCAATGACATCAGGATTAGGTTTTGACTTGCAAGAAAGTACCAGCTTCTGTTTCCTACTGTTTGCCTGCACTTCAGACAATCTGGTTTAATGTCCATTCCATCTTCCAAGGGGATTCCTAGAAATTAAAATTCTGTGAGGAGATCCTAGGATTATGTAACAAAATTCTCAGtactgttggccctccacatttgtggctttgacttttgcagctttgattatttggggttttgattaatatgtattcattaggtcctccaatgcaggtctgccagatgctgaccatagagttacataggagaacctagaggttcctagagacaACACTTCTCTATCCATTTGTggatcctccagcatgagtctatgatcaacttctggcagatattgaccatagcgTTGCACTGGATTTTTAGAGAactgttctctcaggtaaaaataatagtgtttttttatttgtgttttttccacatccACGGGGGTCCTTCAGTCCTAActgcagtgaatgtggagggaccactgtacttttcACTTGCGCTGAGCTTAGAATTTGACTTGTCAGTTTTgacttctctctcccccccacccccaaatctagtgataccctaaaggcaccagatcctgtttcattttggaagctaagtatggtcaggtctggttagtacttgggtgggagacagccaacaaataccTACTGTTATAGGCTATTAATAAGGTCACCCTTAGTTAACagacaactagaaggcacatatGTATACACAGTGCTTGTCTccatggcatcactaggggtgcgGGGGATGTGGACTGCACTGAGTGGCACACCAGAAGAGGGGTAACACCCTTCTTGCCATATACtattctactcatgagtagacaGCACATGGCAGCGAGGTGAAGGGGCGTGCCCTTTTGATCCTGCCTCCAGAAGCCACCCCCTGACTGAGTGATACTCTTGGCAGGGACACCACTGGTTGTCTCCTCCTGTTTCAGCATGGGATTTCTTAAGAATCCACTCCCAACTATCAACCTAGAAGTTTATCCACACTTTCTTGAAAATATCCATTTTCTagtttttgtctctttctttgcAATTAGTTTCCCCctattaatgttttatatatCACTTTCACTAAAGTATTCATGTTTGTGTATGCTATTTTTAATAGGAAGCTGTTTCATGTGCCTTTAGGCTATCTAGTTATATAAGTGGCCTGTAGTTCTCTTCTTAGGTAACGCTGAGGGATAGGTACTCTCACGGGAGTTGGCACTCCTACTGGAGTCTCTTCTTTCTTGGCCGTGGTCAGCTCAGGACTTTTTGATCGGAAGGTTGCATGTTTGATTTGTCTACTTCCTCCTTCCTTGACTCTGTTTACCTTCTGCCAAAACTCCCCTTTTCCTCACCAACCCTGTACAACTATTTCCCCATCTGACTGAGGTTTTTAATTCATGATTCTTGGTTCCCGTTCCCACCCACCCTCATCCCCCTTTTAGGTGCCATTTGGAGCAGTGCAGCTTGTCCGAGACTGGCTCCAGGTCCGTGGGGAAGTTTCTAGGCCAGAATGTGAGCACCCAAAGAGACCCATCCGGGGCCTGGAGTGCCCCCAGACAGAGGTGAGTGGTGCCCGCTTCTGGGGTTTCTTCCGTTCCCTGTGCATCAGTCCTGCCACCTTCTTCAGCCGCTGCTTTGTTCACAATCACTGCCCATTGCTCTTTGTCAGTGAGAGTGGGCGTAACCTGACTCCTGCAGATCTGCCAGCAGCCCAACGGGAACAACTCTTGCAGGTTTGTGATGATGCTCTTTGTGAAGTTGTGAAGCTTCTGGGCATCGTAATGGTCATCGGCGTGGGACGCTTTGCGGAGCAGCGAGCGCGCAAGGCTCTGTCAGCCTCAGGTATCTCTGTGCGGGTAGAGGGGGTGATGCACCCATCACCTCGCAACCCTCAAGCTAATAAGGGCTGGGATGCTATCATGAGAGCAAAACTGGAAGAACTTGGAGTGATGCCTCTCATCACAGGCTGATCTGCTGAGGGGACTAcgaggcagaaaagaaaagaaccctGTGCTATATCTTCCTTGTCCTTGGGTGTCATCGCTTCTAGATATGCCAGTAGCAGAGAAGGCTTGGGTTAAGGAAGTACAAGCAGAGCTGGGCAAAGTTATGTTTTTGAACTGCCACTGACTCAAGGATTCTGGGGACTAGTCCAAAGAAAGAATTCTTTCAAGGCTTTGCATACAGTCTATTCTACTGTTGACACTACTTCTGCATACACTACTCTTGTTCCAGTCTTGACACTGACTCagaatccacttcttcagattctTCTGGAACCTAGCGGTTGGATATTTCCTGGGAATTGGGCTCCAGGTCTGTCTCTATGTGTTTTGGTGCTTTAAACCTCATTCAGGGCCATATAGGGCAGCTCATTCTGCCTACTGCTGAATTCTCTGTGATCAAGGCATAGTTGTCCTGAAAGGCTGACGTTTCAACGTATTTGCCAACCCTTTTTCTTTTGGGGGCAGCTTTATGCTGTCAGACCCAGTGGTTCATGTGGACTAACGTTGTCTGTCAGTAGCTCACTCTGGCCCTCCAAAAATTCTTGTGTGCAGGAGCTTGTACATGAAGACCTTGTGCTTTGTCCCTGAGTTGTGTTCCTCACTGAATTCAGTTATATCAAGAGGGGAGTGGTAATGGGGAAATTCAAGATTCTGTTGCTGCACTGTGGAAATTGGTTTCCTGAGGCTATTTCTCATGTTGCTTCAAGTAATGTGGCTGATGCCAAAGCATTGCAATAGAACAAGGGTCCTAGGATATGTGTCTGCTTGCCAGATTCTTCCTGGGATGAACTGGGGG from Sceloporus undulatus isolate JIND9_A2432 ecotype Alabama chromosome 2, SceUnd_v1.1, whole genome shotgun sequence includes the following:
- the SMUG1 gene encoding single-strand selective monofunctional uracil DNA glycosylase, encoding MSILASQKKIQPGGAAPMSTSEGPVSFLEGSSLAEEFLRIEREQMVRLGDLTFPDSVRYVYKPLDYAWEPHQNYVRQYCQSPKEVLFLGMNPGPFGMAQTGVPFGAVQLVRDWLQVRGEVSRPECEHPKRPIRGLECPQTEVSGARFWGFFRSLCISPATFFSRCFVHNHCPLLFVSESGRNLTPADLPAAQREQLLQVCDDALCEVVKLLGIVMVIGVGRFAEQRARKALSASGISVRVEGVMHPSPRNPQANKGWDAIMRAKLEELGVMPLITG